The proteins below come from a single Oryzias latipes chromosome 14, ASM223467v1 genomic window:
- the bhlha9 gene encoding class A basic helix-loop-helix protein 9, with product MSCSSVAGSEFSEEELELGIMVSGDDDGTSKQCFHDSEGSTSSPGDPEEGQTKKRNRPVRSKARRMAANVRERKRIMDYNQAFNALRVALNHDLSGKRLSKIATLQRAINRISALSVFLSSSPPNKPCSHRECHRSPVGGAAMGGSRPEQNRAAVPRLEHQSYAPWHSAISQQMQPQSHLHRLSTDPHVYNTRSSCPPSPHYPCYPTEGQLYRSHGHCSSPHNHPSSPVRYPQVGEALGYQPGTWASCTQAYMDTFVEPSSTLGLPWQVSCVQEPEQSFPLCSDVV from the coding sequence ATGAGCTGCAGCAGCGTCGCAGGTTCTGAATTCTCTGAAGAAGAGTTGGAGCTCGGCATAATGGTGTCTGGGGATGATGATGGCACATCCAAGCAGTGTTTTCATGACAGTGAGGGCTCAACCAGCAGCCCCGGAGATCCGGAGGAGGGCCAGACCAAGAAGCGCAACCGGCCTGTTCGCTCCAAAGCTCGAAGGATGGCTGCTAACGTCCGTGAGAGAAAGCGAATAATGGACTACAACCAAGCCTTCAATGCTCTCCGGGTGGCTTTGAACCATGACCTTAGCGGCAAGCGGCTCTCTAAGATCGCCACACTTCAGAGGGCCATCAACCGCATCTCTGCTCTCTCTGTGTTCCTGAGCTCGAGCCCCCCCAACAAGCCCTGCAGCCACCGGGAGTGCCACAGGTCCCCTGTGGGGGGAGCAGCAATGGGAGGATCTCGACCTGAACAAAACAGAGCAGCGGTTCCTCGCCTGGAGCATCAGAGCTATGCACCGTGGCATTCAGCAATTTCGCAGCAGATGCAGCCACAGTCTCACCTGCACAGGCTTTCCACTGACCCACATGTCTACAATACCAGGTCCTCGTGCCCTCCCTCACCCCACTACCCCTGTTACCCCACTGAGGGGCAGCTTTACCGCTCACATGGACACTGCAGCAGCCCCCACAACCATCCGTCCAGTCCGGTGCGGTACCCTCAGGTGGGTGAGGCTCTGGGGTACCAGCCCGGCACGTGGGCCTCGTGCACTCAGGCATACATGGACACCTTTGTGGAGCCGTCTTCCACTCTGGGGCTCCCGTGGCAGGTGAGCTGCGTGCAGGAGCCGGAGCAGAGCTTCCCTCTGTGCTCTGATGTAGTGTGA